Proteins encoded together in one Triticum dicoccoides isolate Atlit2015 ecotype Zavitan chromosome 7B, WEW_v2.0, whole genome shotgun sequence window:
- the LOC119342229 gene encoding two-component response regulator ORR24-like, which translates to MGGDQRQMMEDAAEDKFPEGLRVLTVDDDRVCLKVLENLLRGCKYHTTTMKDATTSLKILRAGKEKFDLVITNVRMQDMDSLKLLERIRLEMDLPVIMLSEDCEKKAMMKGINHGACDYLVKPVHTNELKNIWQHVESRRNSEAIRHISRDDDDDQRSQLGTAAKSNDGANTDESKESTHASATQKKPKVAWTIELHTKFMEAINHIGLYRATPKKILELMNVDYLTRKNVSSHLQKYKLYLKKVNSNPLGDACVRWNSFMNIWESFMHNHEHERWGVSSGGIASWSPNHYGAAVHLGQHTSTQGSMSMGSLISGGTMLGYLVPQTPSMGIFSGLNEHIVPFNIPSNPRSIGMLNANISVPMAAP; encoded by the exons ATGGGTGGGGACCAAAGGCAAATGATGGAAGATGCGGCGGAGGACAAGTTCCCGGAGGGGTTACGAGTCCTCACCGTGGACGACGACCGCGTCTGTCTTAAGGTGCTAGAGAACCTCTTGCGCGGGTGCAAATACCACA CAACGACTATGAAGGATGCCACGACGTCGCTGAAGATTCTCAGGGCGGGGAAGGAGAAGTTCGACCTGGTCATCACCAACGTGCGCATGCAGGACATGGACAGCTTGAAGCTCCTCGAGCGCATCCGCCTCGAGATGGATCTGCCCGTCATCA TGCTATCTGAAGACTGTGAAAAGAAGGCTATGATGAAGGGGATAAATCATGGGGCATGTGACTATTTGGTGAAGCCAGTGCATACCAACGAGCTAAAAAATATATGGCAGCATGTTGAAAGCAGGAGAAATTCTGAAGCAATAAGGCACATCAGCAGGGACGATGATGACGACCAGAGATCACAGCTTGGGACTGCTGCCAAGAGCAACGATGGAGCTAATACTGACGAGAGCAAAGAGAGCACACATGCATCCGCTACCCAGAAGAAGCCAAAAGTGGCATGGACAATCGAGCTGCATACAAAGTTTATGGAAGCTATCAACCACATCGGCCTTTATA GGGCTACTCCAAAAAAGATTCTGGAGCTGATGAATGTGGATTACCTCACTAGAAAAAATGTATCGAGTCATCTACAG AAGTATAAATTGTACTTGAAAAAAGTCAACTCAAACCCACTTGGTGATGCATGTGTAAGATGGAACTCTTTCATGAACATTTGGGAGAGTTTTATGCATAACCATGAGCATGAAAGGTGGGGTGTGTCCTCAGGTGGCATCGCCTCCTGGAGTCCGAACCATTACGGTGCAGCGGTTCACTTAGGTCAGCATACAAGCACCCAGGGGAGTATGTCCATGGGTTCATTAATCAGTGGTGGTACAATGCTGGGGTATTTGGTACCACAGACACCCTCTATGGGAATATTTTCTGGCTTGAATGAGCATATAGTTCCATTCAACATACCTAGCAACCCAAGATCTATAGGGATGTTGAATGCAAACATCAGTGTTCCAATGGCAGCACCTTAG